The following nucleotide sequence is from Trifolium pratense cultivar HEN17-A07 linkage group LG2, ARS_RC_1.1, whole genome shotgun sequence.
ttatgttattttttaatattattatcagtatcaatttattaatatttatgtatcttgtgttcgtgcttcataattaaaaaaaatatattctcctttaacaaaacatatatatgtttggttttgtaaaaaaataaaatgtttggcaataagtaaaaaaaatatgtttggcaataagccaaaaaaataaaacatatgttTGGCAAGTCatagcgtgtgtttggttctgcggcggagagaattgattttggcagaattgattctgtaaaattgattctggctaaaattgattttaagctgaagtggtttatgtttggatatattcatgaaaaagtgagttgaacaaaaaatttgagtgtaaaaatcaattctagaatcagaagctacgatttctagcttcaagtagaatcaattctggaggcagaatcaattctacttttgagaaaccaaacaaatcaaaatcaattctacacgtccagaatcaattctggatgctccagaattaaaaccaaacatacacgtAATATTGTGGTTATGAttatgtgaaagaaaaaaaaaagacgaaGAGGGAAACCTGCAATAACGTCACCACCACCACTTATAAACTTGGAGATACTATGAACAACAACATCTGCACCAAGACGAGCAGGAGAAAGCACCATGGGAGCAAATGTGTTGTCAACAACCACTGTCACTCCCTTTTTGTGAGCAATTCTAGCCAGCTCCGGTGTATTCGCCACCTTCAAGCTTGGATTCGCAATAGACTCAAAATAAAGCACTTTTGTCTTCCCTTCCACAATCACATTCTCCACCGCTTCTAAATCCGCAATATCAACAAAAGTTGTGGTTATGTTGCATTTCCTTGGAAAGAAATGTGTGAGGAGTGAGTGAGTTCCACCATACAAGTTACCAGAAGCCACCATGTGTCCGCCGTAACTTAAGAGCTGTAACAGAGACGACGCAATGGCAGACATGCCGCTGGCCGTACAATAGGCGGCCTCGGTGCCTTCGAGTGCGGCCATCTGATGGCCAAGATTGAGGACAGTTGGGTTAAAATTACGGCTGTagacaaaataatcattttctGGACCAAGCTCTTTGGCAATAATTTTGGAGAGAGTCTCTGGTTCCATGACGGTGAACATGGCGGAGGCCTCAATGGACATGTTGACACCGCCATGTTCACCGAATACGTGGCGGGCATTGTCAAGTGCGTTGGCTGGATCTACGCCATGGTGCCTGCTGCTTAATTTCATTGGTTTCTTCTCGTCATCGCCATTGACAACCACGTCTCCGTTGCTACTTATGTTGTTGGAAATATTAATAACCACTTTACCCGCCATGCATGtgttgaaatgaaaaaatggataaagtaagaaaaaataaaacgtAGAGATCGAGAGAGGATATTGTGAGCAATATGTGCAAATGGAGTACTTGGAATATACgcctatttatttatctttttttgggAAAACTGATGAAAACCTAATTTCATTATCTCGATGCTACCCATGTGAGTGAACGGCATATTGgatataaatatatgtttgtaTGGTCGACAACAAGCAGATGAAATCTCAAGTTTACATTATTCAATTAAGCTGTATTCTTGAGTTTTAATTGTTTTCTTGTGTTTAATTTGTAGGGGCATGTGAGCtgcttttaatttaaaatgtatCAAGGAAGAAATGAAGACAATTCCTAGCATCTTGAATTGTATGTTGCCGTTTAGTAAACTCTGGTGGTTTTGGATGATATTGAAGGATTGCATTTGTAAGTATATGGGAATGATACTAGGAAGCTTAGGCAAGATATTGTCAAGTTTCATGGAATGAGATTCAATGTAGATAATGTAGTCAGGTATTTTCGCACCGGGTCTTAGGTTCTTAAGATCCAACGAGTTCGTGCAGGCCAAACGAGCTTAGAACACATGCAGGCTCCTTTTTTGACCTGTGTGTAGTTAGGTTCTCGCACCGGGTCATAGGTTCTTACGATCCTAGAGGGTTTTTGACCTGAACTCTAGACCGCGTTGTCGCCATCGTGAACCTCGCCGGCGGTTAGTGTATGTTTGTTCCTACTCCTTTCTCATTTTCGTTCACTCCTCTCTTACTTTCAACCATCTCTTTCACTCAAACATCTTTCTTCACTGAAACCTTCTGAACTCATCTCTTTCACTCTCAAGTTTCAACCCtctgttttcattttgttttttttaaccctATTGTTGCTTCTTATAACCCTCTCTGTTATGAACTTATGAACATTTGGAATGATgtctatgaaatattaattaattaagttcattttgttcatgtattatatttattatattttttatgtttatgtgtatatgtatatatgtgaagTTACAATTTTACCCTTGAGTATGATCTTACGAATCGAGCTACGATCCCGATCTTACGATTCTCAACCAGCCTACCGATCCAACGTAGGATCTC
It contains:
- the LOC123909499 gene encoding methionine gamma-lyase-like, whose protein sequence is MAGKVVINISNNISSNGDVVVNGDDEKKPMKLSSRHHGVDPANALDNARHVFGEHGGVNMSIEASAMFTVMEPETLSKIIAKELGPENDYFVYSRNFNPTVLNLGHQMAALEGTEAAYCTASGMSAIASSLLQLLSYGGHMVASGNLYGGTHSLLTHFFPRKCNITTTFVDIADLEAVENVIVEGKTKVLYFESIANPSLKVANTPELARIAHKKGVTVVVDNTFAPMVLSPARLGADVVVHSISKFISGGGDVIAGAVCGSTRFINSMMDGQQGTIKLLGPTMNANVAFDLAQRIPHLGLRMKEHSNRALEFAIRLKKLGLRVIYPGLEDHPQHELLKSIGNKDYGYGGVISIDMGTVKNANKFMSYLQNYSQFGFMAVSLGYYETVMSCTGSSTSREMNEEEQKLAGITPGLIRMSVGYIGTLEQKWSKLEKALVKYNEK